The proteins below come from a single Denticeps clupeoides chromosome 15, fDenClu1.1, whole genome shotgun sequence genomic window:
- the usp40 gene encoding ubiquitin carboxyl-terminal hydrolase 40 isoform X1: protein MFGNLFEGEEEGFSSEASGRRVFKGTEVEPPPPRGALHLSGIRNQGGTCYLNSLIQTLLFTPEFREELFKLGPDELGDLAEKNNPEAKVRVIPLELQRLFAQLLLVDQQSASTADLTDSFGWTNNEESSQHDVQELNRILFSALESSLVGTSGSSLIHRLYHGTLVNQIVCRECASVSERQEDFLDLTVLVRGMCGLEGALWSMFVEEELFEGSNLYRCSSCDHLVQAAKSAKLRKLPPFLTMSLLRFNFDFAKCERYKETGCYTFPLSINLRPFCEQTSAPDSDYQYELFSVIIHKGGCYGGHYHVYVKDIDQLGHWEPAVSEEEGKTKTQKKEARVCEQSLETDDPLSLFKAILTQEKSTSVLVDQLGQRLMDKIGLSWNKKFRKQYGPIGKFLQDHPDVFLLVSNGTRVTLKVTSPAVSSATTPEESALSNAEADQNGHEGGVGRGTSDCSHWFDLNDSAVTAIRAADIEKQFGGKESAYMLFYRRTSLQRPSEAFGDAGYGVPPHLLQMANEENRKLQKKREEFETSSNSVEVRLHLAPHYQLIDCALHAVGDAASAVITVDFDRRKTVGDLRLAVYQMQELWEGDMALTAAKSLPAGLHLYQTLTDDQQSLYSAGVYTGSDLFVWNGKEVGGVAVHTGPEWEPVLLTVVRPSDDELEVPGGASAATDSLGMVRSMRGFASGATLGMVRQALGPEEALLCQETSQPGAGGGGASGWRVFPPQDMERTLRELQIRDGDALLLVEPHTVNSSIFSLSGDMVTVTTPSDCRWLLVNFREGEAEGGEEEEEEERRKKGRVPASGNMLLSEVKLKAIEELQLQEELKGVECCLRQIDRSGKLLPPVCEEVTVRDAGIRLMTCLSLCVGPAPNPNQLFLYFSVGTIPSAGTEMEIIVDKMLTVKECLKEMQRRVGLEGESLTEWGELLCSRMLCLSSLCTCVGEAWHLRRMDWCEEVGDALMDENATLPEAKVCHGDTLVLTPGQLPPKGYLKLSVWSYGDLQPELNHVLEGQEVVMEEWLGVELWHVGQVEISEEASLDDLKTQVMTLPSLEGIWLPTPAFLRVWLLERRKLGKILSGNQLSLRKLKVKTGSEVCVQRLLKEEDLGPRDLLLRVQMGVPGERQYYPWEELVWEAGCDSSPRSLRLTLASHYGLSPDNLLLAKRFPESHSWMPMSSWTQQVSKRKKKKKNDNLQGAPFYLKDGDIIGVKNLLVDSNRDFSTLDDELGLHKMREEEANHRKMCQSSGQESNQDTVRKAGPGRNRKPEVALSINVGMFR, encoded by the exons ATGTTCGGAAATCTGTtcgagggagaggaggagggctTCTCCTCCGAGGCCAGCGGCCGCAGGGTCTTTAAGGGGACGGAGGTCGAGCCGCCGCCACCCCGAGGCGCCCTTCACCTCAGCGGCATCAGGAACCAGGGCGGCACCTGCTACCTCAACTCCCTGATCCAGACCCTGCTCTTCACCCCCGAGTTCagag aGGAGCTTTTCAAACTGGGACCAGACGAGCTGGGAGACCTGGCGGAAAAGAACAACCCGGAGGCCAAG GTCCGTGTGATTCCGCTGGAACTCCAGAGGCTGTTTGCTCAGCTGCTGCTTGTGGACCAACAGAGCGCCTCCACTGCGGACTTGACCGACAGCTTTGGCTGGACCAACAATGAG GAGAGCAGTCAGCATGATGTTCAGGAGCTCAACCGCATCTTGTTCAGTGCCCTGGAAAGTTCTCTGGTGGGCACGTCAGGCAGCAGCCTCATCCACCGCCTGTACCACGGCACGCTGGTCAACCAGATCGTGTGCAGGGAGTGTGCCAGTGTCAGCGAGAGGCAG GAGGACTTTCTGGACCTTACTGTGTTGGTGCGTGGCATGTGTGGCCTGGAGGGGGCGCTGTGGAGCATGTTTGTGGAGGAGGAACTGTTTGAGGGGAGCAACCTGTACCGCTGCAGTAGCTGTGACCATCTGGTCCAAGCTGCCAAG tctgCCAAGCTGAGAAAGCTGCCGCCATTCCTGACCATGTCACTGCTCAGGTTTAATTTTGACTTTGCCAAGTGCGAACGCTACAAAGAAACCGGTTGCTACACCTTCCCACTCAGCATCAACCTTCGTCCCTTCTGCGAGCAG ACCAGCGCGCCCGACTCCGACTACCAGTACGAGCTCTTCTCAGTCATCATACACAAGGGTGGTTGCTACGGTGGACACTACCACGTCTATGTGAAAGACATCGACCAGCTGGGACACTGGGAGCctgcagtgagt gaagaggagggaaaaaCCAAGACCCAGAAGAAGGAAGCGAGAGTCTGTGAACAATCACTGGAGACAGATGATCCATTGTCTCTCTTCAAAGCCATACTGACTCAG GAAAAATCCACAAGTGTTCTCGTGGACCAGCTGGGTCAGAGACTGATGGACAAGATCGGCTTGTCTTGGAATAAGAAATTTCGGAAACAGTATGGACCCATTGGGAAG tTTCTGCAGGACCACCCAGATGTTTTCCTGCTGGTGTCCAATGGGACACGTGTGACCCTTAAGGTGACCTCTCCAGCAGTAAGCTCAGCTACCACACCAGAAGAAAGCGCTCTGAGTAATGCAGAGGCTGACCAGAATGGGCATGAGGGTGGAGTTGGACGGGGCACCTCAGACTGCAGCCACTGGTTCGACCTGAATGACTCTGCGGTCACCGCCATCCGAGCTGCTGACATCGAGAAGCAGTTTGGTGGGAAGGAGAGTGCCTACATGCTGTTCTACCGCAGAACCAGCCTGCAGAGGCCATCGGAGG CGTTTGGGGATGCAGGGTATGGAGTTCCACCACACTTGCTACAAATGGCCAACGAGGAGAACAGAAAATTGCAAAAGAAAAG AGAGGAGTTTGAAACCAGCAGTAACAGTGTTGAGGTGCGTCTGCATCTCGCTCCTCACTACCAGCTCATTGACTGTGCGCTGCACGCCGTGGGAGATGCTGCCAGCGCGGTCATCACCGTCGACTTTGACCGCCGCAAAACTGTGGGAGACCTGCGTCTGGCCGTCTACCAG ATGCAGGAGCTGTGGGAGGGCGATATGGCTCTGACTGCGGCCAAGAGTCTCCCTGCCGGTCTGCACCTGTACCAAACTCTCACAG atgaCCAGCAGTCTCTCTACAGTGCCGGTGTCTACACCGGCTCTGACCTGTTCGTGTGGAACGGGAAAGAG GTGGGAGGAGTCGCTGTTCACACCGGTCCTGAATGGGAGCCTGTGTTGCTGACTGTGGTCCGGCCATCAGATGACGAGCTGGAGGTCCCGGGAGGAGCCTCCGCGGCTACTGACAGCTTGGGGATGGTACGCTCCATGCGGGGCTTTGCCAGTGGGGCCACACTGGGGATGGTACGACAGGCCCTGGGTCCCGAGGAGGCGCTGCTGTGTCAGGAGACGAGTCAACcgggagctggtggaggtggcgcCAGTGGCTGGAGAGTGTTCCCCCCACAGGACATGGAGAGAACCCTGAGGGAGCTGCAGATCAGGGACGGTGATGCACTGCTGCTGGTGGAACCACACACAGTCAACAGCAG CATTTTCAGTCTCAGTGGAGATATGGTGACCGTGACCACGCCCTCTGACTGCCGATGGCTGCTGGTAAATTTCAGAGAAGGGGAGGCtgaaggaggggaggaggaggaggaagaggagagaaggaagAAGGGGAGGGTACCTGCCTCAGGAAATATG ctGCTGTCTGAAGTGAAGCTGAAGGCAATAGAGGAACTGCAGTTGCAGGAGGAGCTGAAAG GAGTGGAGTGTTGCTTGAGACAGATTGATCGCTCAGGGAAACTCCTGCCTCCAG tttgtgAGGAAGTGACTGTACGGGATGCAGGTATTAGGCTGATgacctgtctctctctgtgtgtgggaCCTGCTCCCAACCCCAACCAG CTGTTCCTCTACTTCAGCGTTGGCACGATACCTTCCGCTGGCACGGAGATGGAAATCATTGTGGATAAGATGCTCACAGtgaaggag TGTCTGAAGGAAATGCAGAGGCGAGTGGGACTGGAGGGTGAGTCCCTCACTGAATGGGGTGAGTTGCTTTGTTCACGTATGTTGTGTCTCAGTTCATTGTGCACATGTGTAGGGGAGGCGTGGCACCTGCGGCGGATGGACTGGTGTGAGGAGGTTGGAGATGCCCTGATGGATGAG AATGCCACTCTCCCTGAGGCCAAAGTGTGCCACGGTGACACGTTGGTGTTGACACCAGGTCAGCTCCCACCAAAG GGTTACCTGAAGCTGTCGGTGTGGAGTTACGGGGATTTGCAGCCCGAGCTGAACCACGTTCTTGAAGGCCAGGAAGTGGTGATGGAAG AGTGGTTGGGGGTGGAGCTGTGGCATGTTGGTCAGGTGGAGATATCAGAAGAGGCTTCCCTGGACGATCTGAAGACTCAG GTGATGACACTGCCATCGTTGGAGGGTATATGGTTGCCCACACCAGCATTTCTGCGTGTGTGGTTGCTTGAGAGACGGAAGCTGGGGAAGATCCTGAGCGGGAATCAGCTGAGCCTCAG GAAGCTTAAGGTGAAGACAGGAtcagaggtgtgtgtgcagagaCTCCTGAAGGAGGAAGATCTCGG GCCTAGAGACCTCCTGCTGCGGGTACAGATGGGCGTGCCAGGGGAGCGCCAGTACTACCCCTGGGAGGAGCTGGTTTGGGAGGCTGGTTGTGACTCCTCCCCCAGGAGTCTCCGCCTCACCCTGGCTTCACACTACGGCCTCTCCCCTGACAACCTGCTATTGGCCAAACGCTTTCCAGAGAGCCACTCCTGGATGCCCATGTCCTCATGG ACCCAACAAGTCTCAAAgcggaagaagaagaaaaagaatgaTAACCTCCAGGGTGCACCTTTTTACCTGAAAGATGGTGACATCATTGGTGTGAAG AACCTGCTGGTGGACAGTAACAGGGACTTCAGCACACTGGACGATGAGCTGGGACTACACAAAATGAGAGAGGAGGAAGCAAACCACAGAAAAAT GTGTCAAAGTTCAGGCCAGGAGTCCAATCAGGACACAGTGAGAAAGGCAGGTCCTGGAAGGAACAGGAAACCAGAGGTCGCCTTGTCAATCAATGTGGGCATGTTCAGATAA
- the usp40 gene encoding ubiquitin carboxyl-terminal hydrolase 40 isoform X3 translates to MFGNLFEGEEEGFSSEASGRRVFKGTEVEPPPPRGALHLSGIRNQGGTCYLNSLIQTLLFTPEFREELFKLGPDELGDLAEKNNPEAKVRVIPLELQRLFAQLLLVDQQSASTADLTDSFGWTNNEESSQHDVQELNRILFSALESSLVGTSGSSLIHRLYHGTLVNQIVCRECASVSERQEDFLDLTVLVRGMCGLEGALWSMFVEEELFEGSNLYRCSSCDHLVQAAKSAKLRKLPPFLTMSLLRFNFDFAKCERYKETGCYTFPLSINLRPFCEQTSAPDSDYQYELFSVIIHKGGCYGGHYHVYVKDIDQLGHWEPAVSEEEGKTKTQKKEARVCEQSLETDDPLSLFKAILTQEKSTSVLVDQLGQRLMDKIGLSWNKKFRKQYGPIGKFLQDHPDVFLLVSNGTRVTLKVTSPAVSSATTPEESALSNAEADQNGHEGGVGRGTSDCSHWFDLNDSAVTAIRAADIEKQFGGKESAYMLFYRRTSLQRPSEAFGDAGYGVPPHLLQMANEENRKLQKKREEFETSSNSVEVRLHLAPHYQLIDCALHAVGDAASAVITVDFDRRKTVGDLRLAVYQELWEGDMALTAAKSLPAGLHLYQTLTDDQQSLYSAGVYTGSDLFVWNGKEVGGVAVHTGPEWEPVLLTVVRPSDDELEVPGGASAATDSLGMVRSMRGFASGATLGMVRQALGPEEALLCQETSQPGAGGGGASGWRVFPPQDMERTLRELQIRDGDALLLVEPHTVNSSIFSLSGDMVTVTTPSDCRWLLVNFREGEAEGGEEEEEEERRKKGRVPASGNMLLSEVKLKAIEELQLQEELKGVECCLRQIDRSGKLLPPVCEEVTVRDAGIRLMTCLSLCVGPAPNPNQLFLYFSVGTIPSAGTEMEIIVDKMLTVKECLKEMQRRVGLEGESLTEWGELLCSRMLCLSSLCTCVGEAWHLRRMDWCEEVGDALMDENATLPEAKVCHGDTLVLTPGQLPPKGYLKLSVWSYGDLQPELNHVLEGQEVVMEEWLGVELWHVGQVEISEEASLDDLKTQVMTLPSLEGIWLPTPAFLRVWLLERRKLGKILSGNQLSLRKLKVKTGSEVCVQRLLKEEDLGPRDLLLRVQMGVPGERQYYPWEELVWEAGCDSSPRSLRLTLASHYGLSPDNLLLAKRFPESHSWMPMSSWTQQVSKRKKKKKNDNLQGAPFYLKDGDIIGVKNLLVDSNRDFSTLDDELGLHKMREEEANHRKMCQSSGQESNQDTVRKAGPGRNRKPEVALSINVGMFR, encoded by the exons ATGTTCGGAAATCTGTtcgagggagaggaggagggctTCTCCTCCGAGGCCAGCGGCCGCAGGGTCTTTAAGGGGACGGAGGTCGAGCCGCCGCCACCCCGAGGCGCCCTTCACCTCAGCGGCATCAGGAACCAGGGCGGCACCTGCTACCTCAACTCCCTGATCCAGACCCTGCTCTTCACCCCCGAGTTCagag aGGAGCTTTTCAAACTGGGACCAGACGAGCTGGGAGACCTGGCGGAAAAGAACAACCCGGAGGCCAAG GTCCGTGTGATTCCGCTGGAACTCCAGAGGCTGTTTGCTCAGCTGCTGCTTGTGGACCAACAGAGCGCCTCCACTGCGGACTTGACCGACAGCTTTGGCTGGACCAACAATGAG GAGAGCAGTCAGCATGATGTTCAGGAGCTCAACCGCATCTTGTTCAGTGCCCTGGAAAGTTCTCTGGTGGGCACGTCAGGCAGCAGCCTCATCCACCGCCTGTACCACGGCACGCTGGTCAACCAGATCGTGTGCAGGGAGTGTGCCAGTGTCAGCGAGAGGCAG GAGGACTTTCTGGACCTTACTGTGTTGGTGCGTGGCATGTGTGGCCTGGAGGGGGCGCTGTGGAGCATGTTTGTGGAGGAGGAACTGTTTGAGGGGAGCAACCTGTACCGCTGCAGTAGCTGTGACCATCTGGTCCAAGCTGCCAAG tctgCCAAGCTGAGAAAGCTGCCGCCATTCCTGACCATGTCACTGCTCAGGTTTAATTTTGACTTTGCCAAGTGCGAACGCTACAAAGAAACCGGTTGCTACACCTTCCCACTCAGCATCAACCTTCGTCCCTTCTGCGAGCAG ACCAGCGCGCCCGACTCCGACTACCAGTACGAGCTCTTCTCAGTCATCATACACAAGGGTGGTTGCTACGGTGGACACTACCACGTCTATGTGAAAGACATCGACCAGCTGGGACACTGGGAGCctgcagtgagt gaagaggagggaaaaaCCAAGACCCAGAAGAAGGAAGCGAGAGTCTGTGAACAATCACTGGAGACAGATGATCCATTGTCTCTCTTCAAAGCCATACTGACTCAG GAAAAATCCACAAGTGTTCTCGTGGACCAGCTGGGTCAGAGACTGATGGACAAGATCGGCTTGTCTTGGAATAAGAAATTTCGGAAACAGTATGGACCCATTGGGAAG tTTCTGCAGGACCACCCAGATGTTTTCCTGCTGGTGTCCAATGGGACACGTGTGACCCTTAAGGTGACCTCTCCAGCAGTAAGCTCAGCTACCACACCAGAAGAAAGCGCTCTGAGTAATGCAGAGGCTGACCAGAATGGGCATGAGGGTGGAGTTGGACGGGGCACCTCAGACTGCAGCCACTGGTTCGACCTGAATGACTCTGCGGTCACCGCCATCCGAGCTGCTGACATCGAGAAGCAGTTTGGTGGGAAGGAGAGTGCCTACATGCTGTTCTACCGCAGAACCAGCCTGCAGAGGCCATCGGAGG CGTTTGGGGATGCAGGGTATGGAGTTCCACCACACTTGCTACAAATGGCCAACGAGGAGAACAGAAAATTGCAAAAGAAAAG AGAGGAGTTTGAAACCAGCAGTAACAGTGTTGAGGTGCGTCTGCATCTCGCTCCTCACTACCAGCTCATTGACTGTGCGCTGCACGCCGTGGGAGATGCTGCCAGCGCGGTCATCACCGTCGACTTTGACCGCCGCAAAACTGTGGGAGACCTGCGTCTGGCCGTCTACCAG GAGCTGTGGGAGGGCGATATGGCTCTGACTGCGGCCAAGAGTCTCCCTGCCGGTCTGCACCTGTACCAAACTCTCACAG atgaCCAGCAGTCTCTCTACAGTGCCGGTGTCTACACCGGCTCTGACCTGTTCGTGTGGAACGGGAAAGAG GTGGGAGGAGTCGCTGTTCACACCGGTCCTGAATGGGAGCCTGTGTTGCTGACTGTGGTCCGGCCATCAGATGACGAGCTGGAGGTCCCGGGAGGAGCCTCCGCGGCTACTGACAGCTTGGGGATGGTACGCTCCATGCGGGGCTTTGCCAGTGGGGCCACACTGGGGATGGTACGACAGGCCCTGGGTCCCGAGGAGGCGCTGCTGTGTCAGGAGACGAGTCAACcgggagctggtggaggtggcgcCAGTGGCTGGAGAGTGTTCCCCCCACAGGACATGGAGAGAACCCTGAGGGAGCTGCAGATCAGGGACGGTGATGCACTGCTGCTGGTGGAACCACACACAGTCAACAGCAG CATTTTCAGTCTCAGTGGAGATATGGTGACCGTGACCACGCCCTCTGACTGCCGATGGCTGCTGGTAAATTTCAGAGAAGGGGAGGCtgaaggaggggaggaggaggaggaagaggagagaaggaagAAGGGGAGGGTACCTGCCTCAGGAAATATG ctGCTGTCTGAAGTGAAGCTGAAGGCAATAGAGGAACTGCAGTTGCAGGAGGAGCTGAAAG GAGTGGAGTGTTGCTTGAGACAGATTGATCGCTCAGGGAAACTCCTGCCTCCAG tttgtgAGGAAGTGACTGTACGGGATGCAGGTATTAGGCTGATgacctgtctctctctgtgtgtgggaCCTGCTCCCAACCCCAACCAG CTGTTCCTCTACTTCAGCGTTGGCACGATACCTTCCGCTGGCACGGAGATGGAAATCATTGTGGATAAGATGCTCACAGtgaaggag TGTCTGAAGGAAATGCAGAGGCGAGTGGGACTGGAGGGTGAGTCCCTCACTGAATGGGGTGAGTTGCTTTGTTCACGTATGTTGTGTCTCAGTTCATTGTGCACATGTGTAGGGGAGGCGTGGCACCTGCGGCGGATGGACTGGTGTGAGGAGGTTGGAGATGCCCTGATGGATGAG AATGCCACTCTCCCTGAGGCCAAAGTGTGCCACGGTGACACGTTGGTGTTGACACCAGGTCAGCTCCCACCAAAG GGTTACCTGAAGCTGTCGGTGTGGAGTTACGGGGATTTGCAGCCCGAGCTGAACCACGTTCTTGAAGGCCAGGAAGTGGTGATGGAAG AGTGGTTGGGGGTGGAGCTGTGGCATGTTGGTCAGGTGGAGATATCAGAAGAGGCTTCCCTGGACGATCTGAAGACTCAG GTGATGACACTGCCATCGTTGGAGGGTATATGGTTGCCCACACCAGCATTTCTGCGTGTGTGGTTGCTTGAGAGACGGAAGCTGGGGAAGATCCTGAGCGGGAATCAGCTGAGCCTCAG GAAGCTTAAGGTGAAGACAGGAtcagaggtgtgtgtgcagagaCTCCTGAAGGAGGAAGATCTCGG GCCTAGAGACCTCCTGCTGCGGGTACAGATGGGCGTGCCAGGGGAGCGCCAGTACTACCCCTGGGAGGAGCTGGTTTGGGAGGCTGGTTGTGACTCCTCCCCCAGGAGTCTCCGCCTCACCCTGGCTTCACACTACGGCCTCTCCCCTGACAACCTGCTATTGGCCAAACGCTTTCCAGAGAGCCACTCCTGGATGCCCATGTCCTCATGG ACCCAACAAGTCTCAAAgcggaagaagaagaaaaagaatgaTAACCTCCAGGGTGCACCTTTTTACCTGAAAGATGGTGACATCATTGGTGTGAAG AACCTGCTGGTGGACAGTAACAGGGACTTCAGCACACTGGACGATGAGCTGGGACTACACAAAATGAGAGAGGAGGAAGCAAACCACAGAAAAAT GTGTCAAAGTTCAGGCCAGGAGTCCAATCAGGACACAGTGAGAAAGGCAGGTCCTGGAAGGAACAGGAAACCAGAGGTCGCCTTGTCAATCAATGTGGGCATGTTCAGATAA